In Cytobacillus oceanisediminis, the following proteins share a genomic window:
- a CDS encoding toxic anion resistance protein yields MNPTKATDLNLTTQVQDDKLTENKVSEIKLALRQEPEVQNLARSIDERDQIQILEFGKEPAVQISRFSDQILGNMRTTKVEDSGELLKQLGRIMDKFDKKDFEQGSKGIFGKLFKRGEKMIEKLFGKYQTMGAEIDKVYVEISKYQSEMVDSTTMLEQMYEQNYQYYLTLEKYAVAGQLKADDLKANQLPQLEARAAQGDQMASMQLDTLRNAIELLEQRVYDLEMAKMVALQTAPQIRLLQRGNTKLIGKINSAFVTTIPIFKNGLIQAMAAKRQKLVADSMSELDRRTNEMLVRNAQNISNQSADIARLAGGPSIKIETIEESWNIIMKGMQETKSIEEENKRLREEGTRRLEQLQDNFKKMKQQG; encoded by the coding sequence ATGAATCCGACTAAAGCAACAGATTTGAACTTAACAACCCAGGTGCAGGATGATAAATTAACCGAAAATAAGGTATCAGAAATTAAGCTTGCTTTAAGGCAGGAGCCTGAGGTCCAAAACTTGGCCAGGTCCATTGATGAGAGGGACCAAATTCAAATACTTGAATTCGGTAAAGAGCCTGCTGTCCAGATATCCCGCTTTTCCGATCAGATACTGGGCAACATGAGAACAACGAAGGTTGAAGATTCAGGTGAACTTTTAAAACAGCTCGGCAGAATTATGGACAAATTTGACAAGAAGGATTTCGAGCAAGGATCAAAAGGGATCTTTGGCAAGCTTTTCAAGCGGGGAGAAAAGATGATTGAAAAGCTTTTCGGAAAATACCAGACAATGGGCGCGGAAATTGATAAAGTTTATGTTGAAATATCCAAATACCAAAGTGAAATGGTTGATTCCACAACCATGCTTGAACAAATGTATGAGCAAAATTATCAGTACTATCTGACTCTGGAAAAATATGCTGTGGCAGGACAGCTTAAAGCCGACGATTTAAAAGCCAATCAGCTTCCACAGCTGGAAGCACGGGCGGCTCAGGGGGATCAAATGGCTTCGATGCAGCTGGATACGTTAAGAAATGCCATCGAATTGCTGGAGCAAAGAGTCTATGATCTTGAAATGGCTAAAATGGTTGCCCTTCAGACTGCACCGCAAATCCGGCTGCTGCAGCGAGGCAATACCAAGCTTATCGGGAAGATTAATTCTGCATTCGTTACCACTATTCCAATTTTTAAGAATGGCCTGATTCAGGCAATGGCAGCAAAGAGACAAAAGCTTGTTGCAGATTCAATGAGCGAGCTGGACAGACGGACAAATGAAATGCTTGTGCGCAATGCCCAGAATATTTCTAATCAAAGTGCTGATATCGCAAGATTGGCAGGCGGCCCGAGCATTAAGATAGAAACTATTGAGGAATCCTGGAATATCATCATGAAAGGTATGCAGGAGACAAAATCAATAGAAGAAGAAAACAAGCGTTTACGTGAAGAAGGAACCAGGAGACTGGAACAGCTGCAGGACAATTTTAAAAAAATGAAGCAGCAGGGTTAG
- a CDS encoding YceG family protein codes for MSYSQIKTHILKVTHENWTSHLTKPNHERDSYREEQQTLHIGQIVARFLGVPLDEDEYYNRLFDLIHTENAGLLLLSEEHLDKTINNQQFQAIQKVLNINREQDLSINRFAAFLDGEQLLLKSSSPSMHRKIREAMISMLKLFSEHEPAGLKNQDIRRVLVDVIKWSTNHLGTELKDIDPKMAMPKILWYGNGKKSHFYFLYYLIQIGCDILYFSPSGEDLPAKMGPLVQESFVHHYPEKKKPEPFPQEKRRRSATVAYRASREIETILNHEGSGLYKPWQLRDYTPSSVTLKTTYDELFILIKEKAMIRPNFEVKDGRVMIPSVFSKIQGVSRNRKEYWDRIQTISQYDESLLIRRFPFTNSVNNDFRFHYRNALDREGKLDPEKIIAGHYWRYQQLPGGLQNGIAMAIRNMCERPQLKPLSSESEEELKIYLFSQSLQIPPSILKLMQQFDYSQDVPKIILYNNELNGTMVRSDAALLLLLNQFGLDIVLYNPPGHNDIENFIEEVLYDVHWLEDVVFEQEFKEPSFLKKVLFQGFLKNLKGD; via the coding sequence TTGTCGTACAGTCAAATCAAAACTCACATCTTAAAGGTTACACATGAGAATTGGACCTCACACTTAACAAAGCCTAATCACGAGCGTGATAGTTACAGAGAGGAACAGCAAACTTTGCATATTGGCCAGATTGTGGCCAGGTTTCTTGGAGTTCCGCTCGATGAAGATGAATATTATAATCGTCTTTTTGATCTTATTCACACAGAGAATGCAGGGCTTCTTCTTTTGAGTGAAGAACATCTGGATAAAACCATTAATAATCAGCAGTTTCAGGCGATACAAAAAGTCCTGAACATTAACCGGGAACAGGATTTATCCATAAACCGCTTTGCTGCCTTCCTAGATGGGGAACAGCTGCTGCTTAAATCATCCTCACCTTCTATGCACAGGAAGATAAGAGAAGCGATGATCAGTATGCTGAAACTTTTTTCTGAACATGAACCAGCCGGATTAAAAAACCAGGATATCCGAAGAGTGCTTGTAGATGTGATTAAGTGGTCCACTAATCATTTGGGCACAGAACTTAAAGATATTGATCCCAAAATGGCCATGCCAAAAATCCTATGGTACGGTAATGGGAAAAAGAGTCATTTTTATTTTTTGTACTACTTAATTCAAATCGGGTGCGATATTCTTTATTTTTCTCCTTCAGGGGAAGATCTTCCGGCGAAAATGGGGCCGTTGGTTCAGGAGTCTTTTGTTCATCATTACCCTGAAAAGAAAAAGCCAGAGCCTTTTCCCCAAGAAAAGAGAAGAAGGAGTGCTACAGTTGCCTATAGGGCATCCAGGGAAATCGAAACTATTCTTAACCATGAGGGTTCAGGACTTTATAAACCCTGGCAGCTGCGGGATTATACACCTTCCTCTGTGACTTTGAAAACCACTTATGATGAACTCTTTATTTTAATCAAAGAGAAAGCCATGATCCGCCCAAACTTCGAGGTGAAAGATGGAAGGGTTATGATACCTTCCGTATTTTCAAAGATCCAGGGTGTAAGCAGAAACCGCAAGGAATACTGGGATCGAATACAAACAATCAGCCAGTATGATGAAAGTCTGCTGATAAGGAGATTTCCTTTTACAAATAGCGTCAACAATGATTTTCGGTTCCATTATCGCAACGCACTGGACAGGGAGGGGAAGCTTGACCCTGAAAAAATCATTGCAGGGCACTATTGGAGGTATCAGCAGCTTCCTGGCGGCCTGCAAAATGGAATTGCAATGGCCATTAGGAATATGTGTGAACGTCCGCAATTAAAGCCGCTTTCCAGTGAATCGGAAGAGGAATTGAAAATTTATCTATTTAGCCAAAGCCTGCAAATTCCGCCGAGCATTCTAAAATTAATGCAGCAATTTGATTACTCGCAGGACGTACCTAAAATTATCCTCTATAACAACGAGCTGAACGGGACGATGGTAAGATCAGATGCCGCTCTTCTTTTGCTGCTTAATCAGTTTGGACTGGATATTGTACTGTATAATCCGCCGGGCCATAACGACATTGAAAACTTCATTGAGGAAGTTTTATATGATGTCCATTGGCTTGAGGATGTTGTTTTTGAACAGGAATTTAAGGAGCCATCCTTTCTAAAGAAGGTTCTCTTTCAAGGATTTTTAAAAAATTTAAAGGGTGATTGA
- a CDS encoding HAD family hydrolase: MRMFASDLDRTLIYSNKALADFGQTGEENLIGVERKDGREVAFMTSEALKMLKEVSAHILFVPVTTRTYEQYKRIFIFQDDLNIPYTITSNGANIHYHGKPLEEWSGVVRKRLKAECALLEEMMDRSQCLELNGKIKTAENLFFYYILDEQITTAAKEEIVRLAESYGWRISLQGRKLYFMPNPICKGEAVKFIKNREGINIVFGAGDSVLDHDFLKFCDFPYVPNHGELAANPALSHPYSISNKIGAAAGEEILNDILNNIKERV, from the coding sequence ATGAGGATGTTTGCTTCGGATTTGGACAGGACATTGATCTACTCAAATAAAGCACTAGCTGATTTTGGACAGACAGGAGAAGAAAATTTAATAGGTGTTGAGCGTAAAGATGGCAGGGAAGTGGCCTTTATGACAAGCGAGGCGCTCAAGATGCTGAAAGAGGTATCCGCTCACATTCTTTTTGTGCCTGTTACAACGAGAACATACGAACAATATAAGCGTATTTTCATTTTTCAGGATGACCTTAACATTCCGTACACTATCACATCGAATGGCGCAAATATCCATTATCATGGAAAACCTCTTGAGGAGTGGTCCGGCGTAGTCCGAAAGCGTCTAAAGGCAGAGTGTGCATTGCTTGAGGAAATGATGGACAGATCACAATGCCTGGAACTGAACGGAAAAATAAAAACGGCTGAAAATCTTTTCTTTTATTATATTCTGGATGAACAAATAACAACAGCAGCCAAAGAGGAAATAGTAAGGCTGGCTGAGTCTTATGGTTGGAGAATATCCCTTCAGGGGAGAAAACTGTATTTTATGCCAAATCCCATCTGTAAAGGCGAGGCGGTAAAATTTATTAAGAATCGGGAAGGAATAAATATTGTTTTTGGAGCAGGTGATTCAGTTCTGGACCATGATTTCTTAAAGTTCTGCGATTTTCCATACGTCCCAAACCATGGTGAGCTGGCAGCTAATCCAGCCCTCTCACATCCTTACTCGATTTCAAATAAAATAGGGGCAGCAGCCGGGGAAGAAATTCTAAATGATATTTTAAATAATATTAAAGAGAGAGTTTAG
- a CDS encoding cysteine protease StiP family protein, translating into MNRIADKFGSYSKDDVVFLLKDLSGYSLEGSVEQREKNIQSGQHYSETLPIEYQPPENYLSLFWETLDEYKRKTALSTGVVSEQIWKQKGKNTVLVSLARAGTPVGILIKRYLYEVYGVRLPHYSISIIRDRGIDENAIKHILTSHPGCNIQFVDGWTGKGAISVELTKACRQFHELYGVLLDDTLAVLADPGFCTTLYGTREDFLIPSACLNSTVSGLVSRTVLNESLIGPEDFHGAKYYFELEEADVSNHYLSAITEEFSAIKQEAAELAAEIMENPGEANFKGMEEVQRIQEEFKIESINFVKPGVGETTRVLLRRLPWKILIKDPESPYVRHIVMLAKERNVEIIHFPDMSYTCCGLIKKTGEE; encoded by the coding sequence ATGAATAGAATTGCAGATAAATTTGGTTCATATAGTAAAGATGACGTTGTATTTTTACTGAAGGATTTAAGCGGATATTCACTTGAAGGATCCGTTGAGCAAAGGGAAAAAAACATTCAGTCCGGTCAGCATTATAGTGAAACACTTCCTATTGAATACCAGCCTCCTGAAAATTACCTTTCCCTGTTTTGGGAAACACTTGATGAATACAAACGAAAAACAGCATTGTCCACAGGAGTGGTTTCTGAACAAATTTGGAAGCAAAAAGGAAAAAATACGGTTTTAGTTTCCCTGGCCAGAGCTGGGACGCCTGTCGGTATTCTGATAAAACGGTATCTTTATGAAGTATATGGAGTAAGATTGCCGCATTACAGCATTTCCATTATCAGGGACCGGGGGATTGACGAAAATGCGATAAAGCATATCTTAACCTCACATCCTGGCTGCAATATTCAGTTTGTGGATGGATGGACAGGCAAAGGGGCTATTTCTGTTGAATTAACCAAGGCCTGCAGACAATTCCATGAACTTTATGGTGTTCTTCTCGATGACACTTTGGCCGTTCTTGCGGATCCAGGATTTTGCACAACACTTTATGGAACAAGAGAAGACTTTCTGATTCCAAGTGCCTGCCTCAATTCTACTGTTTCAGGATTGGTCAGCAGAACAGTATTAAATGAATCCTTAATTGGTCCGGAAGATTTCCATGGCGCCAAATATTATTTTGAGCTGGAGGAAGCAGATGTTTCAAACCATTATCTCTCAGCGATTACCGAGGAGTTCTCGGCTATTAAACAGGAAGCAGCTGAACTTGCGGCCGAGATTATGGAAAACCCGGGGGAAGCAAATTTTAAAGGCATGGAAGAAGTTCAGAGAATACAAGAGGAATTTAAAATTGAATCTATAAACTTTGTAAAGCCGGGAGTCGGAGAAACCACCAGGGTTCTTCTGAGGAGGCTTCCATGGAAAATCCTGATAAAAGACCCGGAAAGCCCATATGTTCGCCATATTGTCATGCTGGCCAAGGAGCGGAATGTCGAGATTATTCATTTTCCTGATATGAGCTACACATGCTGTGGATTAATTAAAAAGACGGGAGAAGAATAA
- a CDS encoding phosphoribosyltransferase family protein — protein MRSHTLTYSKTKHSIQILNSLTVDIQITDNPYELAPEDLFVMAARINKKRSFLFVSKVLGKHIPINPQIGLLTGELLASRYMEKVKKVETGKAAEILSAFKNGSGIMNSSPFIHEDHNPVIIGFAETATALGHAFFQSFKRADYFHTTREQLIDRNSVITFEEEHSHATSHRCYTDESLLDNKREIILVDDEMTTGKTAINIIRSIHERFPRKIYTVVSILDWRSLKNQILFDDLEKELGIIIHSVSLLKGEIDVKGSPEVHESQSSDELKGNDALISYIRINNEFPELLSRMNEPSAALSGEIRTIPYLKDSGRFGLDAKRQARLSVSLAEIGQYLSRKRDGRNTLCLGTGEFMYIPMKLASLMGEGVKFHSTTRSPIFVRNENDYGANYGISFQNPEDSEMAQFVYNIPEDYYEEVFLFFEREPEKDSLMPFINQLKKYIKNIKIVYFNGGERNE, from the coding sequence ATGAGATCACATACATTGACCTACTCAAAAACGAAACATTCAATTCAGATACTCAACTCGTTAACCGTTGATATACAGATAACCGATAACCCTTATGAGCTGGCGCCTGAAGATTTGTTTGTCATGGCCGCAAGAATAAATAAAAAAAGATCCTTTTTATTTGTCAGCAAAGTACTCGGGAAACATATTCCGATTAATCCGCAAATCGGACTCCTGACAGGGGAACTGCTTGCCAGCCGTTATATGGAAAAGGTGAAGAAAGTGGAGACAGGAAAGGCCGCAGAGATTCTATCTGCTTTTAAAAACGGCTCAGGCATCATGAACAGCAGTCCTTTTATTCACGAAGACCATAACCCTGTCATTATCGGATTTGCCGAAACAGCAACGGCACTTGGACATGCTTTCTTTCAATCGTTTAAACGTGCAGATTACTTTCACACAACAAGAGAGCAGCTGATTGATAGGAATTCTGTTATAACATTTGAAGAAGAACATTCCCATGCTACTTCCCACAGATGCTACACAGATGAAAGCCTTTTGGATAATAAGAGAGAGATCATTCTTGTTGATGATGAAATGACAACAGGAAAAACAGCTATTAATATCATCCGATCCATTCATGAACGCTTTCCCAGAAAGATTTATACAGTCGTCTCCATTCTGGATTGGCGTTCCCTAAAAAACCAGATTCTGTTTGATGATCTCGAAAAAGAATTGGGCATTATTATTCACAGTGTGTCTCTTCTAAAAGGGGAGATCGACGTTAAGGGTTCCCCTGAAGTGCATGAAAGTCAGTCATCGGATGAACTGAAAGGAAATGATGCGCTAATTTCTTATATTCGTATAAATAATGAATTCCCTGAACTATTAAGCCGGATGAATGAGCCTTCTGCTGCTCTAAGCGGTGAAATCAGAACTATTCCTTATTTAAAAGATTCTGGCCGTTTCGGGCTGGATGCAAAACGCCAAGCCAGATTAAGTGTGTCATTAGCTGAGATCGGCCAATACCTATCCCGAAAACGGGATGGCAGGAATACGTTATGTCTTGGAACCGGGGAGTTTATGTATATCCCTATGAAACTTGCCTCATTAATGGGGGAAGGCGTAAAATTCCACTCAACAACACGCAGTCCCATCTTTGTAAGAAATGAGAATGACTATGGAGCCAACTACGGCATTTCCTTTCAAAACCCTGAAGACTCTGAAATGGCGCAATTTGTTTATAACATTCCAGAGGACTATTATGAAGAAGTATTCCTGTTTTTCGAAAGAGAGCCGGAAAAAGATTCACTTATGCCTTTTATCAATCAATTAAAGAAATATATAAAGAATATAAAAATAGTTTACTTTAATGGGGGTGAAAGAAATGAATAG
- a CDS encoding HpcH/HpaI aldolase/citrate lyase family protein, whose product MRLFSDLPDEKINKMFYKKPGYFNKRSDRELLAYALGATLYMPATRPNMHQDLLSKKHAGLSSMVICLEDAIGDDEVEMAEDRLCLELENLSSDLVKGLCEEEDLPLIFVRIRSYDQLMRLKSRIPNGMHLLTGFVLPKFSPAEGCKILTEIKELNSHGYCLYAMPILETKEIIQKETRLEELIGIKKVLDQNFDLILNVRIGATDFSGLYGIRRNSDTTVYDIAVIRDCISDIINIFLRSDQPYVISGPVWEYFSSKERLLKPQIRQTPFRERLGQDGLKMRTDLIDRHMDGLIREIAMDISNGLTGKTIIHPTHIRPVQALNTVTLEEYLDAQSIAGQAGGKIGVMKSDYQNKMNEIKPHLYWARKILLKSEVYGVLQDEITYIDLLKNETFNSDTQLVNR is encoded by the coding sequence ATGAGACTATTTTCCGATCTTCCGGATGAAAAAATAAATAAGATGTTTTATAAAAAGCCAGGCTATTTTAACAAGAGATCCGACAGGGAGCTATTAGCATACGCACTTGGAGCAACTTTATATATGCCGGCGACAAGGCCTAATATGCACCAGGATCTGCTCTCAAAAAAGCATGCAGGCCTTTCATCCATGGTCATATGCCTTGAAGATGCAATTGGTGATGATGAAGTGGAAATGGCAGAAGATCGGCTTTGTTTGGAATTGGAAAATTTGAGCTCGGACCTTGTGAAGGGTCTTTGTGAAGAAGAAGATCTCCCTTTGATCTTCGTGCGAATCAGAAGCTATGATCAGCTTATGAGACTCAAGAGCAGAATTCCGAATGGAATGCATCTCCTGACTGGTTTTGTTCTGCCTAAGTTTTCACCGGCTGAAGGATGCAAAATTTTAACAGAAATTAAAGAGCTTAATTCTCATGGTTATTGTTTATATGCCATGCCGATTCTGGAAACTAAAGAAATCATTCAAAAAGAAACAAGGCTTGAGGAGTTAATCGGCATTAAGAAAGTGCTGGACCAAAATTTTGATTTGATTCTGAATGTGAGAATTGGAGCCACGGATTTTAGCGGCTTGTACGGAATAAGAAGAAATTCAGATACGACCGTATACGATATTGCTGTAATTAGAGATTGTATCTCAGATATCATTAATATATTTTTGCGTTCCGATCAGCCATATGTCATCTCAGGCCCGGTATGGGAATATTTCTCCTCAAAGGAGCGTCTTCTAAAGCCTCAAATTAGGCAGACGCCATTCAGGGAACGTCTTGGGCAGGATGGGCTCAAAATGAGAACGGACTTGATTGATCGGCATATGGACGGATTAATAAGAGAAATTGCGATGGATATTTCAAATGGCTTAACTGGAAAAACCATTATCCATCCAACCCATATTAGGCCAGTACAGGCATTGAATACTGTAACCCTTGAAGAGTATTTGGATGCACAGAGCATCGCCGGTCAGGCCGGCGGAAAAATAGGGGTTATGAAAAGCGATTACCAAAACAAAATGAATGAGATTAAACCCCATTTATATTGGGCTAGAAAAATATTATTAAAATCAGAAGTATACGGGGTGCTGCAGGATGAGATCACATACATTGACCTACTCAAAAACGAAACATTCAATTCAGATACTCAACTCGTTAACCGTTGA
- a CDS encoding TerC family protein, translating to MEILESILHTYSQFFNWEMWVEALSKPESWALIGTLVILEGLLSADNALVLAVMVKHLPEKQRKKALFYGLLGAYFFRFIAIGIGVFLIEFWYIKVLGAAYLAWLAIKYFIDKRQAEEEGDEHAIEGINQRGLLIRLFGTFWGTVIAVELMDIAFSIDSILAALGVSQEIWVLLIGGMLGIIMMRGVAGVFLKLIDRVPELETSSYILILLIAAKMLASAAGIHIDHIYFFIVLVIVFAITFIVHARNAKKEAADQG from the coding sequence ATGGAAATATTAGAATCTATTTTGCATACATATTCTCAGTTCTTTAACTGGGAAATGTGGGTTGAAGCTTTATCAAAGCCGGAAAGCTGGGCACTGATAGGGACACTTGTAATTCTAGAAGGCCTATTATCTGCTGATAATGCGCTTGTTCTTGCTGTAATGGTAAAACACCTACCGGAAAAACAGCGGAAGAAAGCTCTTTTTTACGGTCTTTTAGGTGCTTACTTCTTCAGATTTATTGCAATCGGCATCGGTGTATTTTTAATTGAATTCTGGTATATCAAGGTCTTAGGTGCTGCCTACTTGGCTTGGCTTGCCATTAAGTATTTTATTGATAAGCGGCAAGCTGAGGAGGAAGGTGATGAACATGCAATAGAAGGTATCAATCAAAGAGGATTATTAATCCGCCTTTTCGGTACTTTCTGGGGAACTGTCATTGCAGTTGAATTGATGGATATTGCATTTTCCATCGATAGTATATTGGCTGCGCTTGGAGTCAGCCAGGAAATCTGGGTGCTGTTAATAGGCGGTATGCTTGGTATTATCATGATGCGTGGTGTAGCTGGCGTATTTTTGAAGCTGATTGACAGGGTGCCGGAGCTGGAAACCAGCTCATATATTCTGATCCTTCTTATTGCTGCTAAGATGCTTGCGAGTGCGGCTGGTATTCACATCGACCATATTTACTTCTTTATAGTATTGGTTATCGTGTTTGCTATTACTTTTATTGTACATGCGAGGAATGCAAAAAAAGAAGCTGCAGATCAGGGCTGA
- a CDS encoding TerD family protein: MAVSLSKGQKVDLTKTNPGMSKVVVGLGWDTNKYDGGNDFDLDSSVFLLGDTGKVTSESDFVFYNNTSGANGSVVHTGDNRTGEGDGDDEQVKIDLANVPANVQRITFTITIHDGEARNQNFGQVSNAYARILNEDTGEELIRYDLGEDFSIETALVVGELYRHNGEWKFSAIGSGYQGGLAALAKDFGLQVG; this comes from the coding sequence ATGGCAGTAAGCTTATCAAAAGGACAAAAAGTTGACTTAACAAAAACAAATCCAGGAATGAGTAAGGTAGTAGTAGGACTTGGATGGGACACGAATAAATATGATGGCGGAAATGACTTTGATTTGGATTCCTCCGTATTTCTGCTTGGAGATACTGGAAAAGTAACTTCTGAAAGCGACTTTGTTTTCTACAACAATACATCAGGCGCTAATGGTTCAGTTGTACATACTGGAGATAACCGTACAGGTGAAGGGGATGGCGATGATGAGCAGGTGAAAATTGACCTGGCTAATGTGCCAGCAAACGTTCAGCGCATTACATTCACAATCACCATCCATGACGGTGAAGCCCGCAATCAGAACTTTGGACAGGTATCAAATGCCTATGCAAGAATTCTGAATGAAGATACAGGCGAAGAATTGATCCGATATGACTTGGGTGAAGACTTCTCAATTGAAACTGCACTTGTAGTTGGAGAATTATACAGACATAACGGAGAATGGAAATTCAGTGCAATCGGAAGCGGATATCAGGGCGGATTGGCTGCACTGGCAAAAGATTTTGGTTTACAGGTTGGATAA
- a CDS encoding YpjP family protein has product MPNWLRKSFVVLVTILTFGLVTPSQAFLYENTSQLKASRASDVENSENSAELAEEEDINFDKEDFIRQMLIEAEAQSYEKFGAKIGPVIEDEFNEVILPNIEKAIQEVAVQFPEESLAHLKVTETPGGGLSEKIFHITNSKANEDVIRFHVRRDHPPQQGYWFNFHYHTHHDNFQAHHELGSIYWNKNTPPKWMT; this is encoded by the coding sequence ATGCCGAATTGGCTGAGAAAATCCTTTGTTGTACTTGTTACCATTTTAACGTTTGGCCTCGTCACACCTTCTCAGGCATTTCTATATGAAAATACCAGCCAGTTAAAAGCCTCTAGAGCTTCCGATGTGGAAAACTCAGAAAACAGTGCAGAACTTGCTGAAGAGGAAGATATTAATTTTGATAAAGAAGACTTTATCAGGCAAATGCTTATAGAAGCTGAGGCACAATCGTATGAGAAGTTTGGCGCAAAGATAGGCCCTGTTATTGAAGATGAGTTTAACGAGGTAATACTTCCGAATATTGAGAAAGCCATCCAGGAGGTGGCGGTGCAATTTCCCGAAGAAAGCCTTGCTCACTTAAAGGTTACAGAAACACCGGGGGGCGGATTGTCGGAAAAAATCTTCCATATCACCAATAGCAAGGCGAATGAAGATGTCATTCGCTTCCATGTAAGAAGGGACCATCCTCCACAGCAGGGATACTGGTTTAATTTTCACTATCACACACACCATGATAATTTTCAGGCCCACCATGAACTTGGATCAATTTACTGGAATAAAAACACTCCGCCAAAATGGATGACTTAA
- a CDS encoding LL-diaminopimelate aminotransferase, producing the protein MEFPISKRMASFPESVFAELAQIKNSKLSDGFPMIDLSIGSPDLPPPAFVMEELARGTREPELYGYSLTGTNEFHSAVSNYYKRNFEVDLESSEVLLLMGSQDGLVHLPMVLCDPGDYILVPDPGYTAYAAGAAMAGAQMYGMPLKKENSFLPDFDEIPEEILSNTKLMILNFPGNPVPAMATEEFFLQAIHLAKKYGFAVLHDFAYSELYYEKKPLSFLSVAGALDVGIEMNSLSKSFNMAGCRVAYAAGNQQLIALLANFKSNLDYGVFLPVQSAAVKALNDQSSFLQDLRETYRKRRDVILKELKNIGWDIVKPEGSMFLWAEVPSGYSSSRDFAVDLINRAGVVVTPGSAFGQWGEGYVRIALVQHESVLRQAAANIEKSGILKKILA; encoded by the coding sequence ATGGAATTTCCTATTTCAAAAAGAATGGCTTCTTTTCCGGAAAGTGTTTTTGCGGAATTGGCCCAAATTAAGAATTCTAAACTTTCAGACGGGTTTCCGATGATTGATTTGAGCATTGGCAGTCCTGATTTGCCCCCTCCCGCTTTTGTTATGGAGGAATTAGCAAGAGGAACCCGGGAGCCAGAATTATATGGGTACTCGTTAACAGGCACAAATGAATTTCATTCTGCAGTCAGCAACTATTATAAACGGAATTTTGAAGTGGACCTTGAATCTTCAGAGGTGCTGCTTTTAATGGGTTCCCAGGATGGGCTGGTTCATTTGCCGATGGTTCTATGTGACCCTGGAGATTATATCCTTGTTCCGGACCCAGGATATACTGCTTATGCTGCAGGTGCAGCAATGGCTGGTGCACAAATGTACGGCATGCCATTAAAAAAGGAGAACAGCTTCCTTCCGGATTTTGATGAAATCCCTGAAGAGATCCTCTCAAACACGAAATTAATGATCCTGAATTTCCCCGGCAATCCTGTTCCTGCGATGGCGACAGAGGAGTTTTTCCTTCAGGCAATTCATCTTGCAAAGAAGTACGGCTTTGCAGTATTGCATGATTTTGCTTATTCGGAACTTTATTATGAGAAGAAACCTCTAAGTTTTTTGTCTGTTGCAGGGGCCTTGGATGTAGGGATTGAAATGAATTCACTATCAAAAAGTTTTAATATGGCAGGCTGCAGGGTGGCATATGCCGCAGGTAATCAGCAGCTTATTGCGCTGCTGGCCAATTTCAAATCCAATTTGGATTATGGAGTATTCTTGCCGGTGCAGTCAGCTGCAGTGAAAGCATTGAATGATCAGTCATCTTTTTTGCAGGACTTGAGAGAAACATATAGAAAAAGAAGAGATGTAATATTAAAAGAGCTGAAAAATATCGGGTGGGATATCGTCAAGCCAGAGGGGTCAATGTTCTTGTGGGCCGAGGTTCCATCTGGATACAGCTCCTCCAGGGATTTTGCGGTTGACTTAATTAACCGCGCCGGCGTAGTCGTAACCCCTGGAAGTGCTTTTGGCCAATGGGGTGAGGGATATGTTCGGATTGCACTTGTACAGCACGAAAGTGTATTAAGGCAGGCTGCCGCAAATATTGAAAAAAGTGGCATACTTAAGAAAATCCTTGCTTAG